The following is a genomic window from Pseudopipra pipra isolate bDixPip1 chromosome 2, bDixPip1.hap1, whole genome shotgun sequence.
ACAGCCACCATGGGGGTGCAGCATTGCTGGGTCTGGGCTGAGCTGAACTGGGGTGCCCAGCCACAGGTTGGGGCCCAGAGAAGGCTGCTCAGGGCCCTCAGGGCCCCCGGGAGATGCAATGAGATTCTCAGCTCTCTGGTGCCACAGGCTCCACGTTTGGGCAAGCCTATCCCTGAcctgctgctgtcctggggaGTCCATCCCCAGAAACAGATCGGAGGTGGACTGTGCCATCACACGTGTCCCCAAGTGTCCCTGTGTCATCCCTGGCACCTCCTGCTGTCATATCCCCCCATGGCACTAGGGGAACTGTGGTGCCACAGCTTCAGGATGCTGAGCACAAACTTGCCCTGGGCTATCTGTGGCCCAGCTGCTCCATGGAGAGATGGAGATGCTGGGTCAGAGATGTCCCATGGACTGAGGGCATGGCTGGGAAGGGACGTCATGTCCTGGGGAGTTGTTCCAAGCCTCCCCCCAACCCGCCATCCTCCTGGGGAGCCCATCCCAGGCCACGGCTCAGGAGGGGGAGATGTCACCACAGGTGTCTCCAAATGATCCCCTGTtgtccccagcacctcctgctgACAGATCGCCATGACTCTGATTGCCCCAAGCTCCTTGAAACTGTCCTTGTCCTCTCTTGAATCTGACCAGGACCCTGTCAGATGCGAGGCAGCTCTGGATCTGGGCCCCAGCTGCCCCCTCCAGAGTCCCTGGGCCCCACAGTTTCTCACTCAACCCCAGCTGGCTGGAcaccctttccctgctgcccatGATCGGGCAGGACAAGCCAAAGTCAATGTGGTCTCAGCAGCTGGGAGAAATGGCCTGATCAGGCGAGAGGAGATGAGAATCTCCAATGTATGCCAAAGCTCTGTGTCTGGACATGGGGCTGGGGTCCTGGGGCCGAttgctttccagagctgctttgagctacagctctgctgcccctcagTGTTGCATGACTGAACTGAGTGTTGGACAGATTCACGCTCTCTTGTGCGCAGAAATCAGGCACCGGCTTTTACTGGTGTTGCTGTCAacacaaggaagaaatttttcagcCCGAAGTTGTTGAGACAAAGGACCAGGTTGCCCAGCCAGGTCGCATGTGCCCTGTGGTTGCTCTGAGATACCTGGTCTAATGCAGGATggcccagcacacagcagggcatTGCACCAGACGATCTGTGAAGATCCcattcaacccaaaccatcctatgacTTTGTGATTCTTTGTCCCTTCAAATTCCCCATCATTGCCCGGGAAAGTCCCCTCCCCACAGAGCCAGTGTCTCCCTGCCCCACGCTGGGGCACTCCATGAGAGCCCCAGCCAGTTGAAAGCACCACACAGACAAATGGCTTCACAGGGCTTCTTTTATTAGCAAAGATAGGGGGAAATACCCTTGGAGTCCAGGTACCAGCTGGAAAAGGGCTCGGCAGTTGCAAGGGACTGTGGGAGGTTGGGGCCATCGCACAACACCTCCACCTTCATCCTGctctttgaaaataaagaggaGGGCACGAATCTGCAGCTCTTCCAATGGAGTTGCCAGCACAGCCAGATGCTTCTTCCTATGAGGATAAGGCAGCATCTGGTTCTCCGGTGTCAATGCCAGCCCTGGGAGATCAGCTGCCACGGTGCGAGGAGGGCGAGTGGGAGTGGGGAGGAGCCTGCGATGTTCAGCGATGGGACGTCTTCTGCTTTCTGACACCAGCACCCGTCCTGCAACGGCAGCTGTCCTTTACTCCAAGGGTCATCCCCGGCAGACATATAGTCCACCAACCCTGGGTCCATAGACCCTGAACCCCTGGAGCCTCTGCCTGGAGGGATGGGATGTGCCCACTTCTGCAGCATGGAGATGGGTACCTGCCCCCATTTGAGGGGACAGCCCCCGTTTCAAGGCCCTTCCCAGGAGCTTCCCACCCCTTTGCAGTGTTGGGGACCTCTCCAGGGACACCACCCCTTGCCTTGCTGCCCCTGAGCTCTGTGGCCCCTCAGCTCTTACCTGGTGGCCAGGACAGGATCACCAGCTGGGCTGCCCCTCGCTGAGGTTGATCTGCTCCAGGATCTGGCTGTACCTCCGGGTGAGGGCGTTGGTGTCCCTGGTGAGGTGGGTGAGGACCTGCTGCAAGCCCGTCAGGTGGTGGGACAGGCgctcctccagctgggcatCCACAGCCTCGTTGCCGTCCGAGGATGCGTCCGTGTCGCTGTCGGCACCGGTGGGGCTCTGGTCGTTGACGGAGGCCAGGCCTTTCTCCACCATGGGCTTGATGGACTTGAGCAGCTGGTAGTGCTCATAGAGGTCTGTGTGGCTGCCTgcggccggggccgccccctcCTCTTGCGGGAAGACCCCTCGGAGCAAGCTGGGGAACATCACCTCCTGCTCCATCTTCTGGGTGGCTGAGAAGTACTGCTCCATGGCCTCTctcccacagctctggcagcGCTGCTCTGGGCTCTTCTCAGGGTGCCTGCTGCTCCCCGTCCCCGATGGGGGCTTTTTATGCAGTGCCGAGGCACATCCCTCCTctgctgtcccctcctgccttggctgggctGCATGGCCGTGGGACTGGGCttggctgcagcccagctggaGCTCGGCCACACAGGGGCCCAGGCTCTGTGCAATCTCTCCTGGCCCAGCCTCCCCGTGGCCTTCACCCGAGCTGGCCGGAGGTCCTGCTGCATCCCCATGCCAGGAGCAGGGGAGCGGCAAGGAGCGAAGGTGCCTGGGGTCTTTCCCTCTGTCCCACTCCTACCCCTCTACATGTTCAGTTGTGGGGCCCTGTGAGAGTGggtccagctcctgccccccGGGGCTGACAGTCTGCAAACAGCTGTGGTGCCAGGGGGTCctcacctcctcctcttcttgcTGCCATGCGCTTGGGACGTGAACGCTCCGGGGACATTGAGCAACCCCTGTCCGTTCCTGCCAGCCTGGACACGCCAGGAGACACTTATGTAACACCTCACTGGGGGTGCAGGGGTACACTGCTGCATGGAATCCTATGTGGGGTCATGGGGACATGCAATGGGGACAGAGATGGGACCAAACGCCGCAACGGAGAACTCCTGCAGTCATGGAACGGAGCCATCACTGCCCACAGTGGAGCACAGACGGTGCCACCACTGCCCCTGTTATCCCCATCCTGGATCAGAGGCCATGGCTGGTCAGTGGCCAGAACTGCCTATCTCTGTGTATCTTGCAGGATGTGGCAAATGGAGGAAATTGTTCTATTTTGGGAATGGCCAGGGGCTTCTTCACCCCTTTTGCAATCCTCGGTggtggcagctctccaactgaCCCCTCATATCCCAGCCAGGTGCCCATTCTGCCACCTGCCCTCTCCCCCTCAGACCTGAACCCACTGCTCCTCTTGTCCCTTTCTGGGTGCCCCTGGCATCTCTGGCTGTCCTGCTGTGGAGCCCAGTGTGGCACTGACAGGTGCATACACTGCCAGTCCCATGCTCTCGGGATGTCTTGGAGTATGGATGtctggactgcaatcaccacttttcaaccagactgcaaccatcactcccgaccggactgcaatcaccactcttgaccagactgcaacagcacccTCACCAATaagttttcccctctccttttactttggactcagggggcccaaagaacaccactctgttcataccccagggtgctgggttatacatttggggtttgtgggttaaaaccaattgtttgtctgtatgatcgtacttactgtattattttattaaattgttattctgatttataatctctcttttgagctgagttcatttcccctgcagGTTTACCTCTGAACCAGCACAGTGCCCAACAGCTCCTCTGAACACAccacctttcctttcctgacTGACCACCGTAATGGATGGAGCCCAAAGTCACAGACTAAATGAACTCAGTGGATGTTTTGTGGACATTTATGGGCATTTTACACAGCTTTCACAGATGTGGTCCATAGACTAAGGGAATGGTATCTGCGTATTGAATcaagggatgggaagggggtGGTGGTAAACAAGAACGTATTGGATAGTGTGAGAGCTGAGCATGACATAAATGTACGGTGGATTAGTGGGAAtgggggagacctccaggccttagGCTGCTAGCCCCATTGCCTGAGAGGTGAatgcccttccccccaccccagcacatGGCCCAGTGACCCcgcaaggagcacacacagaccacctgGGAGCGAGAGACGgaagaggaagtttattgtggggttggggtttataaggcttttaggagggtcaaaggggaccaatcacaagttccgggtcacacagaaaaaaccatcaggtaaagggtcaacagccaataggaaggggttaagtaaggaccaatgggacacctcaggacaccttcccaggacaccttGTGTGAGAGAATAGTTTCACAGGGGGTGTCGGGAAGAGGGAaacagtgacactgcagaaaatacaaaaagccattttgaaacatgtttaaaccacaGTAAAAACTTCTGTCTTCATAACGTTTGAGCTAttttcctcaccagtccatctctgacaggactttttccatcctgcatatggcaaatccattgccacaTAAATGGTAAGGAATAAGGGGGGAGAAtgtgctgattttggctgaGGTAGAGTTAGTTTTTTTCAGAGTAGCTGatacagggctgtgttttggatttgtgttgCAAACGGTGTTggtaacacagggatgttttcctTATGGCTGCTCAGGGCTCACACAGAGCGAGCCAAgatttttctgctcttcccCCCCCACCACCAGTGAGAGGGTtgacccaagggatatcccaGACCATATAGCATCATGCTCAGCACATGGAGGtgggaaagaagaaggaaaagggagataATTGGAGTGATGGCTTTTGCCTTCCCAGGTCACCATTACATGTGATAGAGCCCTGCTatcctggaggtggctgaacacctgcctgcccatgagAAGcggtgaattaattccttgttttgctttgtttgtgtgcacagcttttACTTcccctattaaactgtctttacgTCAACCCATGAGTCTTCTCatttttacccttccaattctctccctgatcccactgGTGGGGGGTGAGCAAGTGGCTGCGTGGGGCCGAGTTGCTGACTGGGGTTAAAACATGACATCCACAGTGAAGCTCCAACCCCAGGGCAGAGGTAGCCTCCTCATGCTCTCCTCACGCTGGGGGGACACTGTGATGTCCCTTCACCTCCAGGAAACTCCGTGGTGGCCAGACATCCCGAGAGCATGGGACTGGCAGTGTATGCACCTGTCAGTGCCACACTGGGCTGGCTCCACAGCAGGACAGCCAGAGATGCCAGGGGCACCCAGAAAGGGACAAGAGGAGCAGTGGGTTCAGGTCTGAGGGGGAGAGGGCAGGTGGCAGAATGGGCACCTGGCTGGGATATGAGGGGtcagttggagagctgccaccACCGAGGATTGCAAAAGGGGTGAAGGACCCCCCGGCCTTTCCCAAAATAGAACAATTTCCTCCACTTGCCACATCCTGCAAGATACACAGAGATAGGCAGTTTTGGCCACTGACCAGCCATGGCCTCTGATCCAGGATGGGGATAACAGGGGCAGTGGTGGCACCGTCTGTGCTCCGCTGTGGGCAGTGATGGCTCCGTTCCATGACTGCAGGAGTTCTCCGTTGCGGCGTTTGGTCCCATCTCTGTCCCCATTGCATGTCCCCACAACCCCACATAGGATTCCATGCAGCAGTgcacccctgcacccccagtGAGGTGTTACATAAGTGTCTCCTGGCGTGTCCAGGCTGGCAGGAACGGACAGGGGTTGCTCAATGTCCCCGGAGCGTTCACGTCCCAAGCGCATGGCAgcaagaagaggaggaggtgagGACCCCCTGGCACCACAGTTGTTTGCAGACTGTCAGCCCTggggggcaggagctggaccCACTCTCACAGGGCCCCACAACTGAACATGGAGAGGGGTAGGAGTGGGACAGAGGGAAAGACCCCAGGCACCTTCGCTCCTTGCTGCTCCCCTGCTCCTGGCATGGGGATGCAGCAGGACCTCCGGCCAGCTCGGGTGAAGGCCACGGGGAGGCTGGGCCAGGAGAGATTGCACAGAGCCTGGGACGCTGTGTGGCCGAGCtccagctgggctgcagccaaGCCCAGTCCCACGGCCATGCagcccagccaaggcaggaggggacagcagAGGAGGGATGTGCCTCGGCACTGCATAAAAAGCCCCCATCGGGGACGGGGAGCAGCAGGCACCCTGAGAAGAGCCCAGAGCAGCgctgccagagctgtgggagAGAGGCCATGGAGCAGTACTTCTCAGCCACCCAGAAGATGGAGCAGGAGGTGATGTTCCCCAGCTTGCTCCGAGGGGTCTTCCCGCAAGAGgagggggcggccccggccgcAGGCAGCCACACAGACCTCTATGAGCGCTACCAGCTGCTCAAGTCCATCAAGCCCATGGTGGAGAAAGGCCTGGCCTCTGTCAACGACCAGAGCCCCACCGGTGCCGACAGCGACACGGACGCATCCTCGGACGGCAACGAGGCTGTGGatgcccagctggaggagcGCCTGTCCCACCACCTGACGGGCTTGCAGCAGGTCCTCACCCACCTCACCAGGGACACCAACGCCCTCACCCGGAGGTACAGCCAGATCCTGGAGCAGATCAACCTCAGCGAGGGGCAGCCCAGCTGGTGATCCTGTCCTGGCCACCAGGTAAGAGCTGAGGGGCCACAGAGCTCAGGGGCAGCAAGGCAAGGGCTGGTGTCCCTGGAGAGGTCCCCAACACTGCAAA
Proteins encoded in this region:
- the LOC135409408 gene encoding mid1-interacting protein 1-B-like, whose translation is MEQYFSATQKMEQEVMFPSLLRGVFPQEEGAAPAAGSHTDLYERYQLLKSIKPMVEKGLASVNDQSPTGADSDTDASSDGNEAVDAQLEERLSHHLTGLQQVLTHLTRDTNALTRRYSQILEQINLSEGQPSW
- the LOC135409407 gene encoding thyroid hormone-inducible hepatic protein-like, whose product is MEQYFSATQKMEQEVMFPSLLRGVFPQEEGAAPAAGSHTDLYEHYQLLKSIKPMVEKGLASVNDQSPTGADSDTDASSDGNEAVDAQLEERLSHHLTGLQQVLTHLTRDTNALTRRYSQILEQINLSEGQPSW